The nucleotide sequence GGACGGCACCGCCGCCCCCGGCGCGGCCGGGGCCGCGGCGGAGCCCACCGACCCCTCGACCGAACGCGAAGGAAAGCACCGGTAATGCTCTCTCAGGAAATCACCAAGCGCTGGCTGGACTACTTCGAAGGCCAGGGCCACACCGTGGTGCCCTCCGCCTCGCTGATCTCCTCCCAGCCGGGTGCCATGTTCACGATCGCGGGCATGGTCCCGTTCATCCCGTACTTCCTCGGCCAGGAGACCGCCCCCTACCGGCGCGCCACGTCCATCCAGAAGTGCATCCGCACCCTCGACATCGACGAGGTGGGCAAGACCGCCCGGCACGGCACGTTCTTCCAGATGGCCGGCAACTTCTCCTTCGGCGACTACTTCAAGGAGCGGGCCATCCCCATGGCGTGGGAGCTGCTCACCAGCCCGCTCGAGAAGGGCGGCTTCGGTCTGGACCCGGACCGGCTGTGGGTGACCGTCTACGAGGGCGACGAGGAGTCCTACACGCTCTGGAAGGACACCGTGGGGGTGCCCGCCGAGCGGATCCAGCGGCTGGGCCGGGACGAGAACTACTGGGACACCGGCCAGCCCGGCCCCGCGGGCCCCGACTCGGAGATCTTCTACGACCGCGGCCCCCGGTACGGCCGGGAGGGCGGCCCGGCCGTCGACGACGACCGGTACATCGAGATCTGGAACCTCGTCTTCATGCAGTACCAGCGCGGTGAGGGCTCGGGCAAGGACTACGAGATCCTGGGCGACCTCCCCGAGCAGAACATCGACACCGGCCTCGGCGTCGAGCGCCTCGCCATGCTGCTGCAGGACGTCGAGAACTTCTACGAGACCGACCAGGTCCGCCCCGTCCTGGACAGGGCGTCCGAGCTCTCGGGGAAGCGGTACCACGGCTCCGAGAAGCCGGGGGAGGAGGGCTACGACGACGACGTGCGGATGCGCGTGGTCGCCGACCACGTCCGCTCCTCGCTGATGCTCATCGCCGACGGCGTGAGCCCGTCCAACGAGGGCCGCGGGTACATCCTGCGCCGCCTGCTGCGCCGCGCGATCCGCGCGATGCGCCTGATGGGCGTCACCGAGCCCTGCCTGCCCGTGCTGCTGCCCGCCTCCCGGGACGCCATGCGCGGCGTCTACCCCTACGTGGCCGAGGACTTCGAGCGGATCTCCCGGATCGCCTACGCCGAGGAGCGGGCGTTCCTGAAGACCATCGAGTCCGGCACCACCCGGCTCAACGAGGCCGTGGCCGGCGCCCGGCGCCAGGGCCAGGCCGTCTCCGGCGCGGAGGCCTTCGCCCTGCACGACACCTACGGCTTCCCCATCGACCTGACCCTCGAGATGGCCGCGGAGGCCGGGGTCCAGGTGGACGAGACGGCGTTCCGCGGTCTCATGGAGGAGCAGCGCCACCGCGCCCAGCAGGACGCCCGCGCCAAGAAGGGCGCCCACGCCGACCTCTCGGTGTTCCGCCGGCTCGTCGACGAGGGCGGCTCGGTGTTCACCGGCTACACCCGGCTCGGCCACGAGACCGTGCTGCGCGCCCTGCTGCAGGACGGCGTGACCATCCCCGCCGCGTCGGCCGGGGAGCACGTCGAGGTCGTCCTCGACGAGACACCGTTCTACGCCGAGGCCGGCGGCCAGGCCGCCGACCGGGGCACCATCAGCGGCGACGGCTTCGTGCTCGAGGTCACCGACGTCCAGCAGCCCGTGAAGGGGCTGTCCGTGCACCAGGCGGTCGTGCGCGAGGGCGAGGCCCTCTCCGGGGCCACCGTGCTCGCCCAGGTGGACGTCGCCCGGCGGCGCGCCGCCGAGGCCGCCCACACCGGCACCCACATCGTCCACGCGGCCCTGCACGACATCCTCGGCCCCGAGGCCGTCCAGCGCGGCTCCTTCAACAAGGAGGGGTACCTGCGCTTCGACTTCGCGTGGGGCGAGGGGCTCGCCGAGGCCCAGCGCCAGGAGATCGAGGAGGTCTCCAACGCGGCGATCCACGCCAACCACGAGGTCGTCACGCAGGAGATGGCCCTCGACGAGGCCAAGGCCATGGGCGCCATGTCCCTGTTCGGCGAGAAGTACGGGGACCGGGTGCGCGTGGTCGAGCTGAACGGACCCTGGTCCCGGGAGCTGTGCGGCGGCACGCACGTGGGCGGCACCGCCCAGATCGGCTCGCTCACCCTGCTCACCGAGCAGTCCGTGGGCTCAGGCAACCGCCGCGTCGAGGCCCTCGTGGGCCTGGACTCGTTCCGCCACCTCGCCGCCGAGCGGACCCTCGTGCACCAGCTCACCGGCATGCTCAAGGTGCAGTCCTCCGCGGAGCTGCCCGAGCGCCTGGCAGGCACCCTCGAGAAGCTGAAGTCGGCCGAGAAGGAGCTCGCGGTCCTGCGCCGCGAGAAGCTCCAGGCGCAGGCCGGCTCCCTGCTCGACGGGGTGCGGGAGGTCGGCGCCGTGAAGGTCCTGACCCACGACATGGGCGAGGTCTCCGGGGCCGACGACGTCCGCTCGCTCGCCCTCGACCTGCGCGGCCGGATGACGGCGGAGCCGTTCGTCGTCGCCGTCACGGGCACGGCCAAGAGCCGTCCCCTGGTCCTCGTGGCGACCACCGAGGGCGCCCGCGCGGCCGGGGTGCAGGCCGGCCGGCTCGTGCGCACGGCCGCCAAGGTCCTCGGCGGCGGCGGCGGCGGCAAGGACGACATCGCCCAGGGCGGCGGGCAGGACCCGGCCAAGACGGGGGACGCCCTGGACGCGGTGCTGGCCGACATCGCCCGGGCGGCGGGCGGCGCCGCCGCGTGAGCGACGCCTACGCCCGGGGACGGCGGATGGGGGTCGACGTCGGCCTCGTCCGCGTCGGGGTCGCCCTGTGCGACCCCGACGGCATCCTCGCCACGCCGCTTACCACGCTGCGGCGCGACCCCGACCCCCGGAAGGGCTTCGACGTGAAGCTGCTGGCCGGCCTGGTCCAGGAGCACGACGTCGTCGCCGTCTACGTGGGGCTGCCCCGCAGCCTCGACGGCGGGGAGAACGCCTCGACCGCGATGGCGCGCGACTACGCGGAGGCCCTCGCGCGGCGGCTGCGCGTGAAGGGCCGCGACGTGCCGGTGCGGCTGGTCGACGAGCGCCTCAGCACCGTGGACGCCCACCGGGCGCTGCTGGAGGCCGGGGTCGCCCGCCGCGACCACATGGACAAGGTCGACCAGGTGGCCGCGGCCACCATCCTGCAGAGCGCCGTGGACCGGGCCAGGGCGACCGGGGCGGAGCCCGGCGCGCCGGTGGACCCGCCGGTGTCCGGCGCCGCGGCGCCCGCCGTCCCGCATAATGGGGGTGACCGCGACGGGCAGGGTCCCGCCGCGGCCCGCCGCGGGGAGTCGTCCACCGGAGCCGGGAACACGGCCGAGGACACCGCCGAGGACACCGCCGGAGCGCCCGACCGGGCGCGCACGGCACCGTTGACGACCACCGATCCGGACGGAGAGCATTCGTGAGCGACGATCCGTACGACCAGTCGGCGCCCCGCCGACCCGAGGCGCCCCGGGAGTCGTCCGGCGGCGGTCTGGGCAGCCTCCTGGACGCCCCGTCCTCGCGGGAGCCCTCCACGGGCCTGCGCGGCGTCTTCGAGCACGAGGAGCTCACCCCCGAGCAGGTCAAGCAGCGCCGGCGCCGCGGCCGCGTCTCCCTGACCACGGCCATCGCCCTGTTCCTGCTCGCCGCGCTGATCACGGTGTCCGTGCTCGGCTCCACCTTCCGGTGGTTCGAGGTCCGCGACTACCGCGGCGACGGCAAGGACCCCGTGACCTTCTCCGTGGCCGACGGCGCCACCACCGGCCAGATCGCCGTGGCCCTCGAGGCGCAGGGGATCGTGGCGGACGCCGAGACGTTCGTCGAGACCTACCAGGAGGAGCACGCCGAGCAGTTCATCCAGCCCGGCGAGTACGAGCTGCGCACGGAGATGAGCTCGGAGGCGGCCGTGGACGCGCTCATGGAGGAGGACGAGGCCAGCCACTACGCGGCGGTCAACCGGACCCTGCGCATGACCGACGTGTTCGGGATCCTCAGCGAGTCCACCGGCATCCCCGTCTCCGAGTTCGAGGCCTACCGGGAGGACACGGCGACGTTCGGGATCCCGGACCGCTTCCCCACCCTCGAGGGCTGGCTGCACCCGGGCGAGTACCGGTTCCCGCCGGACGCCACGGCGGAGCAGATCCTGCAGACGATGGTGGACCGCACCCGCACGACCCTCGACGACAACGGCATCAGCGACGAGGACCAGATCTTCGAGGTGCTCACCATCGGCTCGATCATCGAGTTCGAGGTCCAGCCCGAGCACTACGACGTGGTGGCCGGCGCGATCGAGAACCGGCTCGAGAACCCCGACGGCGAGACCTCCGGGTTCATCCAGTCCGACGCGTCCGTGACCTACGGCCTCGACCGCCGCAGCTACGACTTCTCGGAGGAGGAGCGCCGCGACGAGTCCAACCGGTACAACACCTTCGCCAACCCCGGCCTGCCGGTGGGCCCCATCGGCTCCCCGGGCGACGCCGCCATCGCGGCGGCCGCCGACCCGCAGGACAACGACTACTACTTCTGGGTGACCGTGGACCTGGACACGGGCGAGACGAAGTTCGCCGAGACCTACGCGGAGCACCTGGGGTACGTGGAGGAGTACAACCAGTGGTGCAGCGAGAACGAGGG is from Kocuria rosea and encodes:
- the alaS gene encoding alanine--tRNA ligase; the encoded protein is MLSQEITKRWLDYFEGQGHTVVPSASLISSQPGAMFTIAGMVPFIPYFLGQETAPYRRATSIQKCIRTLDIDEVGKTARHGTFFQMAGNFSFGDYFKERAIPMAWELLTSPLEKGGFGLDPDRLWVTVYEGDEESYTLWKDTVGVPAERIQRLGRDENYWDTGQPGPAGPDSEIFYDRGPRYGREGGPAVDDDRYIEIWNLVFMQYQRGEGSGKDYEILGDLPEQNIDTGLGVERLAMLLQDVENFYETDQVRPVLDRASELSGKRYHGSEKPGEEGYDDDVRMRVVADHVRSSLMLIADGVSPSNEGRGYILRRLLRRAIRAMRLMGVTEPCLPVLLPASRDAMRGVYPYVAEDFERISRIAYAEERAFLKTIESGTTRLNEAVAGARRQGQAVSGAEAFALHDTYGFPIDLTLEMAAEAGVQVDETAFRGLMEEQRHRAQQDARAKKGAHADLSVFRRLVDEGGSVFTGYTRLGHETVLRALLQDGVTIPAASAGEHVEVVLDETPFYAEAGGQAADRGTISGDGFVLEVTDVQQPVKGLSVHQAVVREGEALSGATVLAQVDVARRRAAEAAHTGTHIVHAALHDILGPEAVQRGSFNKEGYLRFDFAWGEGLAEAQRQEIEEVSNAAIHANHEVVTQEMALDEAKAMGAMSLFGEKYGDRVRVVELNGPWSRELCGGTHVGGTAQIGSLTLLTEQSVGSGNRRVEALVGLDSFRHLAAERTLVHQLTGMLKVQSSAELPERLAGTLEKLKSAEKELAVLRREKLQAQAGSLLDGVREVGAVKVLTHDMGEVSGADDVRSLALDLRGRMTAEPFVVAVTGTAKSRPLVLVATTEGARAAGVQAGRLVRTAAKVLGGGGGGKDDIAQGGGQDPAKTGDALDAVLADIARAAGGAAA
- the ruvX gene encoding Holliday junction resolvase RuvX; its protein translation is MSDAYARGRRMGVDVGLVRVGVALCDPDGILATPLTTLRRDPDPRKGFDVKLLAGLVQEHDVVAVYVGLPRSLDGGENASTAMARDYAEALARRLRVKGRDVPVRLVDERLSTVDAHRALLEAGVARRDHMDKVDQVAAATILQSAVDRARATGAEPGAPVDPPVSGAAAPAVPHNGGDRDGQGPAAARRGESSTGAGNTAEDTAEDTAGAPDRARTAPLTTTDPDGEHS
- a CDS encoding endolytic transglycosylase MltG; protein product: MSDDPYDQSAPRRPEAPRESSGGGLGSLLDAPSSREPSTGLRGVFEHEELTPEQVKQRRRRGRVSLTTAIALFLLAALITVSVLGSTFRWFEVRDYRGDGKDPVTFSVADGATTGQIAVALEAQGIVADAETFVETYQEEHAEQFIQPGEYELRTEMSSEAAVDALMEEDEASHYAAVNRTLRMTDVFGILSESTGIPVSEFEAYREDTATFGIPDRFPTLEGWLHPGEYRFPPDATAEQILQTMVDRTRTTLDDNGISDEDQIFEVLTIGSIIEFEVQPEHYDVVAGAIENRLENPDGETSGFIQSDASVTYGLDRRSYDFSEEERRDESNRYNTFANPGLPVGPIGSPGDAAIAAAADPQDNDYYFWVTVDLDTGETKFAETYAEHLGYVEEYNQWCSENEGRCG